The following proteins are encoded in a genomic region of Bacteroidales bacterium:
- a CDS encoding AAA family ATPase — MSKLATNTAATRPMFINMPVIRTAKQRLEAARNLPPIKKLFGEIWQNGELHLLFADTGAGKSIMAVQIADAISKGLKALPLLENENEPSIVLYHDYELSDRQFFQRYSDEAGNTFDFSENLRIDNVDFALMMSENPEIQFVELLQEKIKSDVEGSKLAYPGKDIVLIVDNISYLHTQSTIDQQIALSIMRFLDGLKREFGISILVVAHTPKIDLNTPLHLNHLAGSKALSNFADGVSAIGKSNAGINFRYLKQVKPSRNGQMVYDRDNVIALELVKQDCSLHFIFSGVGPETDHLSLPESTTKDDRKMQALEMHGLGKSLQEISESLNVGKTTVHRWIKNAKG, encoded by the coding sequence ATGAGTAAGTTAGCAACCAACACAGCAGCCACCAGGCCAATGTTTATTAACATGCCAGTTATCCGAACGGCTAAACAACGACTTGAAGCCGCCCGGAATTTGCCGCCGATTAAGAAGCTATTTGGTGAAATCTGGCAAAACGGTGAACTCCATTTGCTTTTTGCTGATACCGGCGCAGGCAAATCAATAATGGCCGTACAAATTGCAGATGCCATATCAAAAGGTTTGAAGGCACTCCCGTTGCTCGAAAATGAAAATGAACCGTCCATTGTTTTGTACCATGATTATGAGTTAAGCGACCGGCAATTTTTTCAAAGATATTCAGACGAAGCCGGAAACACTTTTGATTTTTCCGAAAATTTGAGAATTGATAATGTAGATTTTGCTTTGATGATGTCGGAAAATCCCGAAATACAGTTTGTTGAACTTTTGCAGGAAAAAATAAAAAGCGATGTCGAAGGGTCAAAATTAGCGTATCCCGGAAAGGATATTGTTTTAATCGTCGATAACATTTCCTATTTGCACACACAAAGCACAATCGACCAACAAATTGCCTTGTCGATTATGCGTTTTCTCGATGGCCTCAAACGTGAATTTGGAATTTCTATCCTGGTAGTTGCGCACACGCCGAAAATTGATTTAAACACGCCTCTACACCTAAACCACCTCGCAGGAAGCAAAGCATTGTCAAACTTTGCTGATGGTGTTTCTGCCATTGGTAAATCCAATGCTGGCATAAATTTCCGGTACTTAAAACAGGTTAAACCATCTCGCAACGGGCAGATGGTATATGACCGTGATAATGTCATAGCCCTGGAGCTTGTAAAACAGGATTGTTCTTTACACTTTATTTTTTCCGGCGTCGGGCCTGAAACAGATCACCTATCATTGCCGGAATCCACAACCAAAGACGATCGCAAAATGCAGGCACTCGAAATGCACGGACTCGGCAAATCCTTGCAGGAAATTTCTGAATCTCTAAACGTGGGAAAAACGACCGTACACCGCTGGATTAAAAATGCAAAAGGATGA
- a CDS encoding metal-dependent transcriptional regulator has protein sequence MASHTEENYLKAIMNLADVEGEVSISGLSALLQVSKPTANSMIKNLERQGLVNYEKYKPLSLTQKGKTAAALVVRKHRLTERFLVERMGFGWEEVHEIAEQVEHINSVKFFERMDELLGYPGIDPHGSPIPDSTGQLAEQHYKPLSTGKPGDKLILKALMHSNRDFLEFLNSRNLKLGTALEVISKEAFDGTMVVCYENYPSETLSVSVCERLLVEKMGEG, from the coding sequence ATGGCTTCACATACAGAGGAAAATTACCTGAAAGCTATTATGAACCTGGCGGACGTGGAAGGCGAGGTAAGTATTTCCGGGCTTAGCGCCTTACTTCAGGTGAGCAAGCCTACGGCCAACAGCATGATAAAAAACCTTGAAAGGCAAGGGCTAGTCAATTATGAGAAATACAAACCCCTTTCGCTTACCCAAAAGGGAAAAACAGCGGCTGCCCTGGTAGTGCGCAAGCACCGCCTTACAGAGAGGTTCCTGGTCGAAAGAATGGGATTTGGCTGGGAAGAGGTGCATGAGATTGCAGAACAGGTGGAGCATATCAATTCCGTCAAATTTTTTGAACGAATGGATGAACTTTTGGGATATCCGGGTATCGACCCGCACGGATCACCAATCCCCGACAGCACAGGGCAACTGGCAGAACAGCATTATAAACCGCTGAGCACAGGCAAGCCTGGCGACAAACTAATCCTGAAAGCTCTGATGCATTCCAACAGAGATTTTTTAGAATTTTTGAATAGCCGCAATTTAAAGCTGGGAACGGCTCTTGAAGTTATTTCCAAAGAAGCTTTCGACGGAACCATGGTGGTGTGCTACGAAAATTATCCCTCAGAAACACTCAGCGTGAGTGTGTGCGAGCGTCTTTTGGTGGAAAAGATGGGAGAGGGGTGA
- a CDS encoding thioredoxin family protein, translating into MINLAFNKINIIFMALWLLIFLGSHDVFAQQSNSVRWLTFEQLDDSLKVKPKKVFIHFYADWCASCRKMEKVAFQDTTVAAILNRDYYAVKMNVETHDTITFGDQIFVNERIKKRNPVHQIALLMASRSDKPFSLPALVLMNEKFEATARYFQYLNAEQMTGILQNE; encoded by the coding sequence ATGATTAATTTAGCTTTTAATAAAATAAACATCATTTTTATGGCGCTGTGGCTGCTCATATTTTTGGGAAGCCATGATGTTTTTGCACAGCAATCCAATTCGGTGCGCTGGCTTACTTTTGAGCAACTCGATGACTCGCTGAAAGTGAAGCCTAAAAAGGTTTTTATTCACTTTTATGCTGACTGGTGTGCTTCCTGTCGCAAAATGGAGAAAGTTGCTTTTCAGGATACAACGGTTGCCGCCATTCTAAACAGAGATTATTATGCGGTGAAAATGAATGTAGAAACCCACGATACGATTACTTTTGGCGATCAGATTTTTGTGAACGAAAGGATTAAGAAGCGCAACCCTGTGCATCAGATTGCTTTGCTGATGGCGAGCCGGAGCGACAAGCCCTTTTCGTTGCCTGCCCTGGTGCTGATGAATGAAAAGTTTGAAGCCACCGCACGTTATTTTCAATATCTGAATGCTGAACAAATGACCGGGATATTACAAAACGAATGA
- a CDS encoding TonB-dependent receptor, whose amino-acid sequence MITGKITSNRNSEPIPFASVQIMDTQIGVSADANGRFTLKEVPAGRQSLSVSSLGFKIYNTEVDVPSGGEINMEVTLREEHHHLDEVVVTGTRTSKRLTDSPVIVNLIDSKQLDQVVAVNLSEGLKLQPGLRVETDCQTCNYSQLRINGLQGGYSQILINSRPIFSPLTGLYGLEQIPANMIERIEVVRGGVSALYGSSAIGGTVNIITSIPRENSYNITNTYQSIKGEASDNIISANATLINKKENAGATFFVNNRNRQAYDANGDNFSELPKLKDNSFGANLFYLPSENQKLSLSLSSIYEYRYGGEMVEGPAYLAQQSEERTHNVLMGSFDYQIDFNDNKNTFSVYYGGQKTDRVHYTGITPDDEDEFAAFVADPPYGVSDVITHQGGVQLNSLFDNFIGGRAVLTVGAEYVYDNVFDEIKPYNYLIDQTTTDLGIFAQHDWDIIPQLNLLAGARLDKHNLLDKVIVSPRLSVLYKLKENTQFRLGWGTGFRAPQAFDADLHIAFAGGGVSRITLADDLKEERSNSFTASLNYDKATRNFIAGFTLEGFYTTLNDAFFQFPLGEDEFGERFEKRNGKGATVKGITIEARANFDYIIEVSAGFTIQSSLYDEAVKNIEYLPARREFLRTPNEYGFAVLTYTPTKYWSASTNIIYTGTMEIAHVGGEGTGQGEDVYFTTPAFTEVGVRVGHTFAWEKLKTGLELFGGVKNIFDSYQDDFDVSKNRDSNYVYGPGMPRTFFVGLRLKSL is encoded by the coding sequence ATGATAACCGGAAAAATTACTTCAAACAGAAACAGCGAGCCAATTCCCTTTGCCAGCGTACAAATAATGGATACACAAATAGGTGTTTCCGCAGATGCAAATGGCCGTTTCACATTGAAGGAAGTACCAGCAGGCAGACAGTCGCTTAGCGTAAGTTCTTTGGGTTTTAAAATTTATAATACAGAGGTGGATGTGCCGTCAGGTGGGGAGATTAATATGGAAGTAACATTAAGAGAAGAGCACCACCACCTCGACGAAGTGGTGGTAACCGGCACCCGAACATCCAAAAGGCTTACCGATTCGCCGGTTATTGTAAATCTGATCGACAGTAAACAACTTGACCAGGTGGTGGCCGTCAACTTATCCGAAGGTCTGAAACTGCAGCCTGGCTTACGAGTGGAAACCGACTGCCAGACCTGTAACTACAGTCAGCTCCGGATTAATGGGCTGCAGGGCGGGTACTCACAGATATTGATAAATAGTCGTCCAATTTTCAGCCCATTGACCGGTCTTTATGGCCTGGAGCAAATACCGGCCAATATGATCGAACGCATCGAAGTGGTGCGTGGAGGCGTTTCTGCTTTGTATGGTTCGAGCGCTATCGGCGGCACAGTAAATATAATCACTAGCATCCCGCGGGAAAACAGTTACAACATCACCAACACATACCAAAGCATAAAGGGTGAAGCTTCTGACAATATTATATCTGCCAATGCTACGCTGATTAACAAAAAAGAAAATGCAGGCGCTACTTTTTTTGTTAACAATAGAAACAGGCAGGCTTATGATGCCAATGGCGACAATTTCTCGGAACTTCCAAAGCTAAAAGACAATTCTTTTGGCGCCAATCTGTTTTATCTGCCCTCCGAAAATCAAAAGCTATCGTTGAGTCTGAGTAGTATTTACGAATATCGTTACGGTGGCGAAATGGTTGAAGGTCCTGCTTATCTTGCACAGCAATCAGAAGAAAGAACCCACAATGTATTGATGGGTAGCTTTGATTATCAAATCGATTTTAACGACAATAAGAACACTTTCTCCGTTTACTACGGTGGGCAAAAAACCGATCGTGTGCACTACACAGGGATTACTCCCGATGATGAGGATGAGTTTGCAGCGTTTGTAGCCGATCCGCCTTATGGCGTTTCCGATGTAATTACCCATCAGGGTGGCGTGCAGCTCAATAGCCTTTTTGATAATTTTATAGGTGGAAGGGCCGTCTTGACCGTCGGAGCGGAATATGTGTACGACAATGTTTTTGATGAGATCAAACCCTACAACTACCTCATCGATCAGACGACAACAGATTTAGGAATTTTCGCTCAGCATGATTGGGACATCATCCCTCAGCTAAATTTACTCGCCGGCGCCAGGCTCGACAAGCACAATCTTCTCGACAAAGTAATTGTTAGCCCGAGGCTATCGGTTTTGTATAAACTAAAAGAAAACACACAGTTCAGATTAGGCTGGGGCACCGGATTTAGGGCTCCTCAGGCTTTTGATGCTGATTTGCACATCGCTTTTGCCGGCGGCGGAGTTTCTCGCATAACGCTGGCTGACGATTTAAAAGAAGAACGTTCTAACAGCTTTACCGCTTCGTTGAATTACGACAAAGCAACCCGGAACTTTATTGCAGGCTTTACGCTGGAAGGGTTTTATACTACTTTAAATGACGCATTTTTTCAGTTCCCTTTAGGAGAAGATGAATTTGGCGAACGTTTTGAAAAAAGAAACGGCAAAGGTGCGACCGTAAAGGGAATCACTATAGAGGCCAGGGCAAATTTTGATTATATTATTGAGGTCAGTGCAGGCTTCACCATCCAATCGAGCTTGTACGACGAGGCTGTGAAAAACATCGAATATCTGCCTGCTCGCCGTGAGTTTTTGCGCACACCCAACGAATATGGTTTTGCTGTGTTAACTTACACACCTACAAAGTACTGGTCGGCTAGCACCAACATCATTTACACCGGAACTATGGAAATAGCACACGTTGGTGGCGAAGGCACCGGCCAGGGCGAAGATGTTTACTTCACAACACCTGCATTTACCGAGGTTGGAGTAAGAGTGGGACATACCTTTGCCTGGGAAAAACTAAAAACCGGCCTAGAACTTTTTGGTGGGGTCAAAAATATTTTCGATTCTTATCAGGACGACTTCGATGTGAGCAAAAACCGGGATAGCAATTACGTCTATGGGCCGGGTATGCCAAGAACTTTTTTTGTAGGCTTGCGCCTTAAATCATTGTAG
- a CDS encoding helix-turn-helix domain-containing protein, with amino-acid sequence MQNILIQINRTDLKDLVTSAISDYFANNGHPAAKETILMTIAEAASFLNCAIPTIYAKVSKRQIPFHKQGKRLYFNKKELIDWIQQPK; translated from the coding sequence ATGCAAAACATCTTAATTCAAATTAACAGAACCGATCTTAAAGACCTGGTGACGTCGGCCATTAGCGACTATTTCGCTAACAACGGCCATCCTGCGGCAAAGGAAACTATCTTAATGACCATTGCAGAAGCTGCCAGTTTTCTGAATTGCGCCATCCCAACGATTTATGCCAAAGTGAGCAAACGCCAAATTCCTTTCCACAAGCAAGGGAAAAGACTGTATTTCAATAAAAAAGAGTTGATCGACTGGATACAGCAGCCCAAATGA
- a CDS encoding site-specific integrase: protein MKNKKAIFSIYLETRDPKVDNFIPVKVRVSYKRKRKYFAIRPQEINKILEQKGIGEFIYEGFGEFAISPDVIKKTFKDKPGGKFRLLKDTLEGIRSDAEQKAETLTFFSLENYQDIYWKVKTETDSDLLKNYELYILKLKDEKRESTAQAYQCSFISLKKFYQKKKLPYGNLTVEFLNRYENWMTEEQGNGLTTVGIYMRQLRTIFNQRPESLKEIPSPFGEKKYEIPKGKGRKIALSFDELRKVMEYSPKPEFEELYYDSWILQYFLNGINVTDLLLLRYKNMQNGFMEFVRHKTRRTKKQQEPIRIPISPATQKIINKYCQKKQNEETLIFNILNDEMTELQKLKAIKYHASMTSKTMKRIAAKLELDNDIASKISSYSSRHTFASVLMKKNAPVSYIQKQLGHVSLDTTASYLGSFEDEHLQEWQNKLTEF, encoded by the coding sequence ATGAAAAACAAAAAAGCAATTTTTTCGATTTATCTCGAAACCCGGGATCCAAAAGTAGATAACTTCATTCCTGTAAAAGTGCGCGTGAGTTACAAACGCAAACGGAAATACTTTGCAATTCGTCCGCAGGAAATAAATAAAATTTTGGAGCAAAAGGGTATTGGTGAGTTTATTTATGAAGGTTTTGGCGAGTTTGCGATCAGCCCAGACGTTATAAAAAAAACGTTTAAGGATAAACCAGGTGGAAAATTTAGGCTTTTAAAAGATACGCTCGAAGGTATTCGAAGTGATGCAGAACAAAAGGCGGAAACTCTGACGTTTTTCAGCCTTGAAAATTACCAGGATATTTACTGGAAGGTTAAGACCGAAACGGATAGCGACCTTCTGAAAAATTATGAGCTATACATTTTAAAACTGAAGGATGAAAAGCGAGAAAGCACAGCACAGGCTTACCAATGTTCATTCATATCTTTAAAGAAGTTTTACCAAAAAAAGAAACTACCATACGGAAACTTGACGGTGGAATTTTTAAACAGATATGAAAATTGGATGACAGAGGAACAGGGAAACGGACTTACTACCGTTGGGATTTACATGCGACAATTAAGAACAATATTTAACCAAAGACCTGAAAGCTTAAAAGAAATACCTTCACCATTTGGAGAAAAGAAATATGAAATACCAAAAGGGAAAGGTCGCAAAATCGCATTAAGTTTTGATGAACTTAGAAAGGTAATGGAATATTCACCCAAACCCGAATTTGAGGAACTTTATTATGATTCTTGGATACTTCAATATTTTTTGAATGGTATCAATGTGACCGACTTGCTTCTGTTACGCTACAAAAACATGCAAAATGGATTTATGGAATTTGTAAGGCATAAAACCCGAAGAACCAAAAAACAGCAGGAACCTATCAGGATTCCAATTTCACCGGCGACGCAAAAAATCATTAATAAATATTGTCAGAAAAAGCAAAATGAAGAAACGCTTATCTTTAATATTTTAAATGATGAAATGACTGAATTACAAAAACTTAAAGCCATTAAATACCATGCTTCGATGACATCAAAAACGATGAAAAGGATTGCCGCCAAATTAGAGCTTGATAACGATATTGCAAGTAAAATTTCATCTTATTCAAGCCGACATACTTTTGCCAGCGTACTAATGAAAAAGAATGCACCAGTAAGCTACATTCAAAAACAGTTGGGTCATGTAAGCCTGGATACAACAGCCAGCTATTTAGGTAGTTTTGAGGATGAACACTTGCAGGAATGGCAAAATAAATTGACTGAATTTTAA
- a CDS encoding Nramp family divalent metal transporter: MHSESLSEVHSTVRTDKKGWRKILAFLGPAYLVSVGYMDPGNWATDIAGGSAFGYKLIWVLLMSNLMALILQSLSARLGIVRGLDLAQASKHAYPKWANIPLYILAEIAIAACDLAEIVGMAIGLSLLFGLPLIWGVSITALDTILLLFLLKKGMRTMELFIISMVSIIGISFVAEMLIVSPVYGDVVKGLVPSELSGQSLYIAIGIIGATVMPHNLYLHSSLVQTRKIDRTFKGLRAAIKFNFIDTFIALNLAFFVNAAILVLAAAAFYVNGYFNVAEIQDASELLENLFGKAAPAFFAVALIAAGQSSTITGTLAGQIVMEGHLNLRIQPWLRRLITRLLAILPALFTLIHFGSEALGQLLVLSQVVLSLQLGFAVIPLIHFNSDKKLMKGFAIKPWVKVLAWLTAAIIVYLNIQLVIDEINTWIKQSANHGLLIYLIVVPLAVACLALLVYVFIHPFLAKAKETGTHVPHGVAKTFSESMRLKNYVHIGITIDFSGNDQKVIQNALKQGDKSASYTLIHVVESAAAHYLGTNSQDHETQQDEANLKLYQDKLIEMGYDAGIEIGFGNPPLEIAKIVAAKDIDLLVMGAHGHKGMKDLIFGTTVEAVRHKIKIPVLIIN; this comes from the coding sequence ATGCACTCAGAATCGTTAAGCGAGGTACATTCGACAGTGCGCACCGACAAAAAAGGCTGGCGCAAGATTCTGGCATTTTTGGGGCCTGCTTATCTGGTAAGTGTGGGCTACATGGATCCGGGCAACTGGGCCACCGATATTGCCGGCGGCTCGGCGTTTGGCTATAAATTGATATGGGTGCTGCTAATGTCCAATCTCATGGCGCTGATCCTGCAGTCGTTGAGTGCAAGGCTTGGCATCGTCAGGGGGCTCGATCTGGCGCAGGCATCCAAACACGCATATCCCAAATGGGCAAACATTCCCTTATACATTTTAGCCGAAATAGCCATTGCCGCCTGCGACCTCGCCGAGATTGTAGGCATGGCCATCGGGCTTAGTTTGTTATTTGGACTTCCACTTATCTGGGGTGTGAGCATCACTGCTTTGGATACTATTCTTCTGTTATTTTTGCTCAAAAAGGGGATGCGCACCATGGAGCTTTTTATCATTTCGATGGTGTCGATTATCGGGATCTCTTTTGTAGCCGAAATGCTTATCGTTAGCCCTGTTTATGGCGATGTGGTGAAAGGGCTCGTTCCATCGGAGCTAAGCGGGCAATCTCTTTATATTGCCATAGGAATCATTGGCGCCACGGTGATGCCGCACAATCTGTATCTGCATTCTTCATTGGTCCAAACCCGAAAAATCGACCGTACCTTTAAAGGATTACGGGCGGCCATCAAGTTCAATTTCATCGACACATTCATTGCACTCAATCTTGCTTTTTTTGTTAATGCAGCCATATTGGTTCTGGCGGCAGCCGCTTTTTATGTTAATGGATATTTTAATGTAGCCGAAATCCAGGATGCTTCTGAGTTGCTGGAAAATCTGTTTGGCAAAGCAGCGCCTGCCTTTTTTGCTGTGGCACTTATTGCAGCCGGGCAAAGCTCTACTATCACAGGTACACTCGCCGGGCAAATTGTAATGGAAGGACATCTCAATCTGAGAATTCAACCGTGGCTCCGGCGATTGATCACGCGTCTCCTGGCCATCTTACCAGCGTTGTTTACACTCATTCATTTTGGGAGTGAAGCGTTGGGACAGCTACTGGTTCTAAGCCAGGTGGTGCTAAGCCTTCAACTTGGCTTCGCTGTCATCCCGCTGATCCATTTCAACTCCGACAAAAAATTGATGAAAGGTTTCGCCATCAAGCCGTGGGTAAAGGTTTTGGCGTGGCTTACCGCTGCCATCATTGTTTATTTGAACATCCAACTGGTAATTGATGAAATTAATACCTGGATAAAACAATCTGCCAACCACGGATTATTAATTTATCTTATCGTAGTCCCTCTAGCCGTGGCTTGTCTGGCGCTTTTGGTGTATGTTTTCATTCATCCTTTTTTGGCGAAAGCCAAAGAAACCGGAACCCATGTACCTCATGGAGTGGCCAAAACATTTTCTGAAAGCATGCGCCTAAAAAATTATGTCCACATTGGTATCACCATCGATTTTTCGGGCAATGACCAGAAGGTCATCCAAAATGCTTTAAAGCAAGGCGATAAGTCGGCCAGTTATACGCTGATACATGTGGTGGAAAGTGCTGCAGCCCACTACCTGGGAACCAACAGCCAGGATCATGAAACGCAACAGGATGAGGCAAACCTGAAGCTATACCAGGACAAACTTATCGAAATGGGTTACGACGCCGGCATAGAGATAGGTTTTGGAAACCCGCCTCTTGAAATTGCCAAAATTGTGGCTGCTAAAGATATCGACCTGCTGGTGATGGGCGCCCATGGACACAAAGGAATGAAAGACCTCATCTTTGGCACCACTGTGGAGGCGGTGAGACACAAAATAAAAATCCCGGTTCTTATTATCAATTGA
- a CDS encoding cation diffusion facilitator family transporter → MAHKNISIYGALAANIAIAAMKFVAASFTGSSAMLSEGIHSTVDSTNQLLLLLGLRRSQKPPDHAHPFGHGKEIYFWSLIVSILIFGLGGGMSIYEGIKHIQHPQQITNLVWNYAVLGGAILFEGASFLIAVRSFNKDISVKGSFLKRLHLSKDPSHFVVIYEDAAALGGLVIAAAGVFVGSHYNFPLADGLASIIIGLLLAFVAVLLTIESRNLLIGESMQPYIIDDIIKIVKQDKNVDTLRRPLTMHMAPNDVLLALDVQFVHKLSSSELTETIQRLEDNIHRSYPEIKRIYIEAGTLSEELKP, encoded by the coding sequence ATGGCACACAAGAACATCTCGATTTATGGTGCCCTTGCGGCAAATATCGCCATTGCTGCAATGAAGTTTGTGGCAGCAAGTTTCACAGGCAGCTCGGCCATGCTTTCCGAAGGAATTCACAGTACGGTGGATTCGACCAATCAGCTGCTTTTGCTATTGGGCCTGCGCCGCAGCCAAAAGCCGCCTGACCATGCGCATCCTTTCGGGCATGGCAAAGAGATTTATTTCTGGTCGCTGATCGTGTCAATTCTCATTTTTGGCTTGGGTGGCGGCATGTCTATTTATGAAGGCATCAAGCACATACAGCATCCCCAGCAAATCACCAATCTGGTTTGGAACTATGCCGTGCTGGGCGGAGCTATCCTGTTCGAAGGCGCCTCGTTTTTAATAGCTGTTCGTAGTTTTAATAAAGATATTAGTGTCAAAGGCAGTTTCCTGAAAAGGCTCCACCTCAGCAAAGACCCAAGTCATTTTGTTGTGATTTATGAAGATGCGGCCGCCCTGGGCGGTCTGGTCATCGCAGCAGCAGGCGTGTTTGTTGGCAGTCATTACAATTTCCCACTTGCCGATGGTCTGGCTTCCATCATTATCGGTTTGTTGCTGGCTTTTGTGGCGGTGCTTCTCACCATCGAAAGCCGGAATCTGCTGATTGGTGAAAGCATGCAGCCATACATTATCGATGACATTATAAAAATTGTAAAACAAGATAAAAATGTGGACACATTGCGTCGCCCGCTAACCATGCACATGGCGCCCAACGACGTCTTGCTTGCGCTGGATGTTCAATTTGTACACAAGCTAAGCAGCAGCGAACTTACCGAAACCATTCAACGCCTCGAAGACAACATCCACCGAAGCTATCCCGAAATTAAGCGCATTTACATCGAAGCCGGAACTTTATCGGAAGAGCTGAAACCCTAA
- the uraH gene encoding hydroxyisourate hydrolase — protein MKHLTFTLAFILTFTIAFAQAQNHQLSSHILDITTGQPARDVSIRLEKLNEQTNIWSFVDEKRTDKNGRINDFLSTENANQGIYKLIFLTSDYFKKNDIKTFYPFIEVVFEISDTNHYHVPITLSAFGYSTYRGN, from the coding sequence ATGAAGCATCTAACCTTTACTCTGGCTTTTATCCTGACCTTTACAATCGCTTTTGCCCAGGCACAGAATCATCAGTTATCCAGCCACATTCTTGACATAACCACAGGGCAACCCGCAAGGGATGTTAGTATTAGACTGGAAAAACTAAATGAGCAAACCAACATCTGGTCGTTTGTTGATGAAAAGAGAACTGATAAAAATGGAAGAATCAACGACTTCCTGAGCACCGAAAATGCAAACCAGGGCATTTATAAATTGATCTTTCTCACCAGCGACTACTTCAAAAAAAATGACATCAAAACCTTTTATCCCTTCATTGAGGTAGTTTTCGAAATTAGCGACACCAACCACTACCATGTGCCCATCACGCTATCTGCCTTTGGATATTCTACCTACAGGGGAAATTGA